The window tttgattttttttcaaaaataccgAGCTTCCTAGAGCTCGGCCTCGGTTGGCATTTTTcgaagcgatgtgggactaaacaaatATACGCTGCACACTCCACCCAGCCGTAAgaagggagcaactagttaacgagcgctccttcgggagcctcgcaacgatcagcgccatttggcgcgctctcaaccattcgccacgtgtcgcgctttggACGCTTCCTtcggattttattttttttatttttccgcacacgTTTTCGACTTTTTAAACGATTTTTTCCGGGTTTTTCGATGTTTTGGTTTTCTGCCGGTGtttcttagcttttcgataaaaaaattgaaactttttttgcgcgaaaaaacacgttttcttttttttcctttcacgaaagtcacggtttttcttccgcgagaggcacggttgtgctttagcaaaagtcacggccgtgcctttcgaaagcgaaaaaaaacgtgttttctatttttttttcacgagagtcacggttttgtttccgcgagaggcacggttgtgctttcgcgagagtcacggccgtgcctctcggaaagggaaaaacaaaacgcgttttctgttgttTTTTCTTTTGTGAGAGTcaaggttttgcttccgcgagaggcatggttgtgcttacgcgaaagtcacggccgtgcctctcggaaagggaaaaaaataagcgttttctattttttttctttcgtgagagtcacggttttgctttcgcgagaggcacggttgtgctttcgcgagagtcacggccgtgcctctcggaaacgaaaaaacgtgttttctatttttttccttcaacgtgagtcacggttttgcttccacgagaggcacggttgtgatttcgcgagaggcacgggcatgcctctttcgaaaagggaaaaaaacCGTGTTCCCGGTTCAGTTTTTTgcccggttttttcgtgaaaaaaaaagttcgtcaaaacctatcaacatgggatttaGTTTTCAAAATCTCAACGCGAGAAATCCAAtaatgaaaacggttcgagatttggacgcacggtttaaaagataaaacgttttgaataaacggatctacgaaaaaagatgCGACAAGTGGCGCTTTgtatgtgcgccacttgtcacGACCTGGGAAGAGCAGTGCTATACGGACGATAAATATGGACGACCAACGGACGACAATCAAATCCAGCCAGAGGATCTCATCCACGACAGTGTAAGGCCCGCTGGATTATTGATCGTGCATAGATCGGCCGCACTACGTCGTCTATGGAGCAATTCCGACCTGGGAAAGTGAAGTGTTTTTTAACGAGTACTCTCTAATTAATGATTTCGTCGCAAGAATGATTAGTTTTTGCATTGGGCCTTGTAGTTAGTGGAGGGCCCAGGCCAACAAAAATAGTCAGAACGTGAGACAAAGAGCATGCATTACATTGGGCCCTTTGTATGATGTGTGGCTCAGTGGCTGGACGCGCGCACACCGGCCGCCAGCGTTGTTGGGCGCTacgcgcgggagagtgagggatttCTGCTATCAGTTTAATACCGAACCGACCGATTTAAATTCGGTTATTACATGTAAAAACCGAATTTAATTGTGGCAGTGTAAAAAACCGAAAATTCGGTTTATTCGGTATCAGTATCTGTTCGGCATTCGGTTCCCTAATTACAAGAGTTAAGTTGGGCAAGAACAAGCTCTTGAGCCCAACCGAAGACTGCTtacagtggggagtaacatatagtAGTAACTTGCCGATGTTACTAGTTtatattactatcttcatagtgggtgTAACATATGAATGGTATCATGAAAGAgtttatttattaggctatagactcattatgccttaaaatgtgtgatgttacagtaactacctAAGTTACCACAAACCCCTCTCATCTCATTAATTAGCTGTCACATAAGCAATCTTGTattgaaatgtgtgatgttactagttAAGTTACTTCCATTGCGACTTAGTCGAAATACCACACCCGCCTCCCACAATTACCAAACACCTACTCCTCACGCACGCCTGCCTTGCATTTCCACGCCTTCTGCCATAGCTGCAGTTCCTGCACCGCCAAGACTGCCTGCATCGTTCAATGCTTGTCGTCGAACACCCTGGCGCTGCGTTCCTACCACAGTTTGCGAAGTCCGACGGTCAGAATTGTAGCTAGGTCATTTAGCTTAACACATGCTCCTTCTGCCCTTCCATAGCACACCAGCATTCTCTTCCCCTTGCCATGGACTCCTCTCGCATAGACACATTAATTGCATCATAATGTGGTTCGTGGTGGTGGACAGCGCCTGATAGTGCGCATGTACAGGGAGCTGACTTGGTTTGCATTAGGTGCCTTCATGTTGTGCTCTTCTTATCTGCTGCACCTGTTGGCCATGTCCGTCCGATTTGGGCTCTTCGGGTCCTGCCGTGTCGTCGGACCAATCGACATCGGTAGCCACAAACATGGCAACATTCAAGTTTGCTCGGTAGCGACAGTCGGCAGTCACTAGGTTGTATCCTGCCGGCCCACCGGGACAGGCTAGGGACGCGGGTGTGGGCACTTCCTACCATGGAAGCACCGACCCAAACCCGGTGGCTGATGTCAGGCTAAGAGTGAAGGAGGTGCCTTTCCCTCCTCCTATTGTGGTTGGGTGGCCGTGACGTGGATGATTGGTGGTGTCTGGGGGCATGGATGCCAGGGCGGTGCCCCCAGATGATGGTCTGCATGTTTAGCTCTCCAGCGGGCATCATGGCGGCGGTGTTGCCTATGTCACTTGGTCTTCTGGATGGCGAGAGGTGTAGCGGCGGGTGACCCGGGCACATTTTTTGTCACGGACAATAGCATCGCCCAGATCTAAATCTGATGGCTTGTGCTTGTCAAGGCGGTCTTGGGTGCATCCTGGTGGCACGGGTGAGCTGCTGAATAAAAGCACAAGGCTTTGGTGTCGACGGCGATGATGCTCACAGGTGTCGTGCTCGTCCTCAGTATGTTGTTGTGGTTCTTCTCTCCGTCACATTGTTCTAGATGGAGACTTTTATCCGTCCTAGACTCAATAGTGGCGACGCGCAACACCGTTTCCCCTCATGACGGCGCCGTCGTGGAACTTATATGTCCTATGGGGTGTCTTGACGTTGTATTCAAACCTACATGTATTATCTTTTGGCAACGTAGTCATGTGCATTTAGATTGTCCGGCTATTTCGGAATCTACCGTGTAAGAGGGCTTCCTCACCACCTTGCATCATTTTGCCATGTATTTTGGCTTGTGCATTATCTGTTGCGTGAACTGTCGCGTACATTTAGATTGACCACTTATTTAGAGAAGTCAAATTTACAATCGCGGAATACGCCTCGGTGCGCCAATATATATTGTCTGCTGAACTGAAGTAACTACAAGAAAACCGAACTCTTGGTCACATTTGTTGGTCAGATGAGCTCGATTTTCATATCTATGTACAACACACCGAAGACGATGCTTTGGATTATGTTTGGGCCAACGCGAAGCTAGGAGCGGGCTCCAAGTCCTTGACGGCCTTCTTCACCGCCTCGATGTCAATGCCGTCCAGCTTGCCTGTCGCCGACGCGACGACGGTGCAGCTCTTCCTCTCCTCCGCGTACGGCAGGAACAGCCTCGCCTTCGCCTTGGAGGAGAACAGCGCCACACTGAGTAAGAAAACAAGAGATGTCACATGGCGCGTGAGCGGTTCATATTCTGCAGGAACAATCTTGTGAGTCTACCCTACCATGGCTTGTCACGGGCATTGGCGAGCTGGACGGCGGCGGTGTTGGTCGCCACGACGCCGGCAGAGTCATTGATGAGGCAGGTGAGCTGCGGGGAGTGAATGATCGTAGAAAACAGAGTGTCAAAATGATGATTGATTCGCGGAGGTTGGAATAGATTTATGGTTCTGATCAAGCAGAAGCAGGAGGATGAATGATAACCTACCTGTCCAGGAGTAGTGATGAACAGGTAGGCCGTCTCCTCGCCGACAACCTCCTCGATCTCTTCCCGGTGCTTCTCATGTGGCATCACAAACAGAGGCCTCAGCCCATTGCCTCCGGAGCTGCATGGATGCCAAGACAGAGATCACCGGTCAGGTCAGGACTGCTACGACGATGCCAAGTTGGCTGGAGTTGAATCCAAGCAAGTGCAGAGGCAGAGCGGCTACCTGATCTCCATGGCGATCTCTGCCCAGAGTTCGAGGGGGAGGAGGCAGTCGTCGTCTCCCCGGGACTTCATGTTGGCGACGGAGTCGGATTCTATGCCGTGGATGACGACGTACTTGCCCTTCTCCACGCCCGCGCGGTTGTACTTGTCCTCCACCACCGCCCTCAGCTTCTTGGAGATGGACACCCTGAGCGGCGGCGTCGGCTGCTGCGGCacgcccttggccggccgccccagcCACTCCAGCATGTCCTGGTACCTGATCAAGCGTTTCCATTGCGTCTTTTAGAATTCCTTCTTGATGATTACAGAGGAGGTGACCATCGAGGAGCTCACATGTTGTAGCCGCCGTCGGCGAGGTTGGTGGTCGCCGGCTTGAACATCTCGGTGAGGAACAGCCCGGCGCCGGCACCGTTGACGTTGGGGTAGACGTAGCCGACCTTCTCCCGCGCCGACGACATGAAGAGGAACAGCGCGTGCCCCGTCCCCGCCAGCTTGGTCGACAGGACCATGTCGTAGTACCTATTCTGCCAATCAACCAGCTTCAGTTAGTCTCGACTCTCGAATCGATGAGCCGAACGAGCAGGGCGGCGTACTTTCATGACGCCGAGCTGGTGGGTGTACTCGGCgggctccggccactcgtcgtcggGGTCGTACACGTTGGCGTACCGCACGTTCTTGCACATCTCGTAGACCTGCTTCCCGCGCGCGGACGCCACCACGTCGACGAGCACGCCGGGGTACCGGTCCTTGAGCATCTGCACCACGGGGAGGAAGAGCACGTTCTCGTACACCCCGCCGGAGACCACGCAGCAGACGCGGCGCACGTCGCCGCGCACCTTGGACGCCAGGCTGTCCAGCTCCGGCATGTACCCCGTGGGGAACCGGAGGAAGCCGTAGGGGTTCTCCGCGTCCTCCGGCGGCCGCGGGTCCTCCTCCTGCTTCCCGCCCGAGTACACGCCCGTGTAGTCGAACTCCTCGTCGGGCCCGTCGTCGAACGGGTCGAGCCACGGGTTCCGCTTCTTGGGCGACGCCAAGGGGGCGCCGCGCGCCAGCCCTGCCCGGCGGTTTGGTAGAAGGTAGCATTGCCGCGGGGTCGACGGCGCGGGCAGCTTCGCCGCCATTGTCGACGTCGGCGCCCGCGTGGCCATCGGCGTCGGCATGGTTGGTGTTTGCATTTGGTCGTGCACTGGTGGTGTGCTGCGATGAGTTGCTTTGGATATCACTACTGTTTTTTTCGTCCCGTgtgtggaggtggaggaggagagcGGATGATGGTGGTGGTGTCATTTGGATTTGGATTTTGGTTTCCGATGTGTGGAGGTGGAGGAGATGGGATGATGATGGCGTTATTTGGGCGTGGCTTCCTTGTCCTCTTCCTATGTTTTTGGGGCCGATCCTAGTGAGTGCCTAGGTTGGGGACAGCCCAACTAGTTCCTTTTTCCGGTATTGGAGGTTCTAGATCCTTTCCAAACCAGTTTTTCTGTTAttacatttttcatttttttttcagtGTCAtttttatctctcatctttcattttcaaATTCAGGAATACTTTTCAAAATTTGAAACATTTTCGTTTGGTGAAGATTATTTGAAATTTGATCTTATTTTGGAATAATGAACATTTTGCGAAGTTatggaatattttttcaaattcgtgaacaattTCTAAAATCCAGGAacaattttcaaaatcatgaaaaTTCTTTGAATTCGGAACATTTATCTAAATTCGTGATTGTTTTTTTGACAActaattttttttccaaatttgtgaataACTTTTGAAATATGGGAACAATTTTCAAATAAAATGTCTTTTTTAGAAATCCAGAACATTTTTTCAAGTATGCCAGTATGTTTTTTGAAATCTAGGAAGACATTTCAAATTTTTGAACTCCGGGAATACTtctcaaaatcatgaacatttttgtaattgggaatatttttcaaattcatgaacagtttttgaaaggaacattttttcaaattcatgattttttttctaaacATGGGAAATGTTTTCAAATACATGAACAAATTGGAATTTGGAACATTTTACAATTCACGAACTTTTTAAAATCTGAAAAcaaaaacattttttcaaatgcgtgaacaatttttgaattcagaacttttttttcaaattgatgaacagcTTTTAAAATCCGGATATCGGTACTGTTTTTCTCTTCCCATgtgtggaggtggaggagaggggaTGATGGTGGTGTCATTTAGGTGGCGAAGTAGATGTTTTTTGCACCTTCAGATTGGTCCATACTCTCTCCGTccacgaataagtgtacatctagcttttgtccTAAGTCAAAGATTAAATTTTTTGACAACTTTATAGAAAAGAGTAGTAgtatatatgacatcaaattgatatattatgGAAGTACATTTCAAAACGAATCTATCGATACTAATTTAGTATCATAAATGTTGTTACGTttccctataaagttggtcaaagttttaaaactttgacttaaggaCAAaacctagatgtacacttattcacggacggagggagtacatgattttGGGTTCAAAAGCACAACGCCAAATGGAGGCCCTTCAGACATGGGGCTTCTCCTGCCACACGAAAACTTTCGTTCTGTTCGATCCCTCCTGTCGAACGAATCGTTCGGTCGAGGGGATCCCAGACCGGAAGTGTTGGTGAATATCGGCGTCTTAAAATCCTAAAATTTCATGTGCGTGACTGCGAACCAAtctgtgattggatggttagagggacagtggtatccctGGCCCATCAGAGTTCAAATCAtgtgtgacttcgtaaatttcaagatgacatgccggctcagtctctcgaagatgcTCCTAGAAGTAGGATGTGCGTGTATGCATttatagaggtgagtgtatgcgcgtatgtacgagcgcttgcgtctgtactaatGTTAAAAGAAAAATCGGGTGCGTGACCATTAGCAAAAGCGATATTTCCTTAAGAAAAAGAGCCATATTTCCTACCCGTAGCACCATATTTGcattagagcatcttcaatagccGCGCAACGCGCCGCGCGCTAAAAGTCGCGATACAGCGTCGGGTTAGCCAGCTTTTGCGCGCAGCGGTGCGCTGGTTCCAGGGGCCGCCGCAAATTAAAGCGCGCCCATGCCACTCCAGTAGACGCGCTATATTTCAGTTTTTTCTACTACATATTTGGTTTCGTAGATAGTTCTCCTACTACATATTTGGTTTCGTACATAGTTCTCCTACATATTTTTCTCCCGATACATATTTGGTTTCGTAGATAGTTctcctactactactacttgtcCGACTCGGACTCTGTCtcagtgatgtcctcctccgacgtcggaGCGTAGGCGTCAAGGAACCGCTCGTCGCCAGAGTTCCACGAGGACGCATCTCCTAGCGCTTGGTTGTATTTAGCGACTGCCTTCCGCgttcgcttgtcctcgcgatagtcggctcgctcctccctcctcttcgCCCTCCTCGTCGTCCTCTGGGCGAAGAACTGTTCCTCGTTGGTGCCTTCCGGAAAGCGATGgctccacagcgccatggcttgctCGTCCATCTCGGTCGGCCTGAGACGATGCTCCCGTCTCCGGTGCTTGCGATGATCCTCGTCAGTGAGAAGCCGTGGGAAAGGCGCCAACTTATGTGCGCGCTCctcttgggtaacgtagtaattttaaaaaaattcctgcgcaaacacaagatcatggtgatgcatagcaatgagaggggagagtgtagtctatgtaccctcgtagaccgatagcggaagcgttatgacaacgcggttgatgtagtcaaacgtcttcacggcccgaccgattaagtaccgaaactacggcacctccgagttctagcacacgttcagctcaatgacgatccccggactccgatccagcaaagtgtcggggaagagttccgtcagcacgatggcgtggtgacgatcttgatgttctactatcgcagggcttcgcctaagcaccactataatattatcgaggactatggtggagggggcaccgcacacggctaagagaatgatcttgaagatcaacttgtgtgtctagaggtgcccccctgcctccgtatataaaggagcaagggggggtgcggccggccctaggaggaggcgtgccggaggagtcctactcctaccgggagtaggactcccccctttccctagttggattaggacttggggggaaggaggaaaggggggaaaggaaagggggggcgccaccccccctccttgtccaattcggacttgcgggggaggggcgcgtggtagcccctaggcctcctctcctctacctccactaggcccattaaggcccattaggttaccggggggttccggtaacctcccggtactccggttgaatgccgatttcacccggaacacttccgatgtccaaacataggcttccaatatatcaatcttcatgtctcgaccatttcgaggctcctcgtcatgtccgtgatcacatccgggactccgaacaaacttcggtacattaaaatatataaactcataatgaaactgtcatcgtaatgttaagcgtgcggacctacgggtttgagaacaatgtagacatgaccgagacacgtctccggtcaataaccaatagcaggacctggatgctcatattggctcctacatattctacgaagatctttatcggtcagaccgcataacaacatacgttgttccctttgtcatcggtatgttacttgcccgagattcgatcgtcggtatcttaatacctagttcaatctcgttaccggcaagtctctttactcgttccgtaatacatcatctcacaactaactcattagttgtaatgcttgcaaggcttatgtgatgtgcattaccgagagggcccagagatgcctctccgacaatcggagtgacaaatcctaatctcgaaatacgccaacccaacatgtacctttggagacacctgtagagctcctttataatcacccagttacgttgtgacatttggtagcacacaaagttttccttcggcaaacgggagttgcataatctcatagtcataggaacatgtataagtcatgaagaaagcaacaacaacatattAAATGATCGGgtcctaagctaatggaatgggtcatgtcaatcacatcattctcctaatgatgtgatcccattaatcaaatgacaacacatgtctatggttaggaaacataaccatctttgattaaggagctagtcaagtagaggcacactagtgacgttttagtttgtctatgtattcacacaagtattatgtttccggataatacaattctagcatgaataataaacatttatcatgatataaggaaataaataataactttattattgcctctagggcatatttccttcagtctcccacttgcactagagtcaataatctagattacacagtaatgattctaacacccatggagctttggtgctgatcatgttttgctcatggaagaggcttagtcaacgggtctgctacattcagatccgtatgtatcttgcaaatctctatgtctcccacctggactagatcccggatggaattgaagcgtctcttgatgtgtttggttctcttgtgaaatctggattcctttgccaaagcaattgcaccaatattgtcacaaaagattttcattggacctgatgcactaggtatgacacctagatcggatatgaactccttcatccagactccttcgtttgctgcttccgaagcagctatgtactctgcttcacatgtagatcccgccacaacgctttgtttagaactgcaccaactgacagctccaccgtttaatgtaaacacgtatccggtttgcgatttagaatcgtccggatcagtgtcaaagcttgcatcaacgtaaccacttacgatgagctctttgtcacctccatatatgagaaacatatccttagtcctttttaggtatttcaggatgttcttgaccgctgtccagtgatccactcctggattactttggtacctccctactagacttatagcaagacatacatcaggtctggtacacatcattgcatacatgatagagcctatggctgaagcatagggaacatctttcattttctctctatcttctgcagtggtcgggcattgagtcttactcaatttcacaccttgtaacacaagcaagaatcctttctttgcttgatccattttgaacttcttcaaaactttgtcaaggtatgtgctttgtgaaagtccaattaagcgtcttgatctatctctatagatcctaatgcccaatatgtaagcagcttcaccgaggtctttcattgaaaaactcttattcaagtatccctttatgctattcagaaattctatatcatttccgattagtaatatgtcatctacatataatatcagaaatgctatagagctcccactcactttctcttgtaaatacaggcttctccaaaagtctgtacaaaaccaaatgctt is drawn from Triticum dicoccoides isolate Atlit2015 ecotype Zavitan chromosome 4A, WEW_v2.0, whole genome shotgun sequence and contains these coding sequences:
- the LOC119286609 gene encoding photosynthetic NDH subunit of subcomplex B 1, chloroplastic-like, with the protein product MQTPTMPTPMATRAPTSTMAAKLPAPSTPRQCYLLPNRRAGLARGAPLASPKKRNPWLDPFDDGPDEEFDYTGVYSGGKQEEDPRPPEDAENPYGFLRFPTGYMPELDSLASKVRGDVRRVCCVVSGGVYENVLFLPVVQMLKDRYPGVLVDVVASARGKQVYEMCKNVRYANVYDPDDEWPEPAEYTHQLGVMKNRYYDMVLSTKLAGTGHALFLFMSSAREKVGYVYPNVNGAGAGLFLTEMFKPATTNLADGGYNMYQDMLEWLGRPAKGVPQQPTPPLRVSISKKLRAVVEDKYNRAGVEKGKYVVIHGIESDSVANMKSRGDDDCLLPLELWAEIAMEISSGGNGLRPLFVMPHEKHREEIEEVVGEETAYLFITTPGQLTCLINDSAGVVATNTAAVQLANARDKPCVALFSSKAKARLFLPYAEERKSCTVVASATGKLDGIDIEAVKKAVKDLEPAPSFALAQT